Genomic window (Nymphaea colorata isolate Beijing-Zhang1983 chromosome 1, ASM883128v2, whole genome shotgun sequence):
tcctcttcttgtgTTGGTTTTGGGACGTCAGAGGGATTTCAAACCAAAATATGCACACTTCTCTTTGGAAAGTTGTTTAAGTCAAGGTTGTTAGAGGGGATGAGGCCAAGCAAGGCGGTGAGCTTGCCATGAGGCAACACATAACCCTTGAGGACCTGAGGTATTGAAGCGCAAGCTTCAGGATCAAAACAGAGAAGTATATAACATCAATAaacaatgataaaataaaaaaatattaactaaagtgttaattaaagaaaaaatgcatttttggaAACTAAGAGCCTAAGACTGAAGAAAACACATGAAGCTTCAGTAGCTATGATATCAGATTCTGCAGACGTCCCAAAACAGGAGCATATCAAAGGTTGAAAAAATGCTTTAATACTACAACTTCCAAATTGAAGACgcagaaaaatattgaattatTCTCATCTGCATCTAGGTGTTGTTTCATAAGTTAATTTACAAAATGCAAACTATTTAGACCATTCCGTGAGCAAGAACTGAAGTTCATCATATCTTAAGCACATCTCAATGGACAAGAAACAAGCTCATCATACTGATAACTGCTTTCTCCATGAAGCTAAAACCACATGCACATATTGCCAACTCTTCGATGCATTcaagctgaaagaaaaaattctctagcatcaaatttatcaaaagaaaaacagatgggaatgaagaagaaattacAATCGTGCCCTGCGTGTAAAAGATAatacagagaaaaaaatgaaagggcATCTCAATTCTCTGACTGCATAGGTACATTCCCTCCTATGGTCCACTGCGGATCTCAAGAACCCAATACTTCATAGCGAAACAGAACCTACTTTATGGATCCCCGATTATCGATAGCCTCTTATCTCATCTAAACTATGAAAGACCATTGCAATTCAATAGTATTTCCGACTCTTTTTTTGCTGGATTAATATCATTTCCGGTAATAAAGATAGATAGCTAAGAGCATGCATGAGTCATACCCTATTGCCATTAAAGTATGTCATTTGCATAGGCAGGTTTAGATTGTTTACATGGGAGCGCTGCCAAGCCTGCCAGTACAGTTTCAGTCGATGGCATCCCTTCATGCCAATATTATCAATGAAGTTACGAAAATTAATTGGCAGAGGAACCTGTCAGTCACTAACCAACTCTTGGccaaaacagaaggaaaaattcATGATCTTTGTTTAATGGGGAATGTCACCGAAAATCTGTTTGTCGGCATTACACCAAAATAATCTCAGACGTAACCGCCAAAAACGTCCATATCAGAAAAGCCTGCAACACTTAATAAccaaagaggaaaagagagagaggaagaccTTCCCAGTGCCGATGGAAGCaagcagagagagggagagagaggcgaCGCTAGATTTCCGAAGGCAATCACACAaggagagagatggagagagagagagagagagagagagagggagggaggagttGAGGAATCGAGTCCCTCTTCGTTTCAAGTCTTGGGCATTTCACGGTGGCGCGAGACACGCCCAGGAGTGAAGCGTGCCTTTTTCCTGGACATTTTACCAAAACGCCTCTTGTCGGGAACTCTGGCGGTGGCGGGCGAGTCACCGGCTCAAAGACATATCACAGGGACACGTCTTCTTATTTGAACGCTCCATTTATGGGTAATTGACAATTTCATACTTACGCTTAACTTAAACATTTCGAATTCAAcgaagtttttttgtttttttttcgtGAGTCACTACATTGACAATGCGTCGCGCTCCTACAAGAAACGAACGATGAAAGATTTAACGGAAAATGACGTAGCCGACTTTGCCGTGCATATGATTATGATTTCTTCTAACCACTTTTAACATATAAAATTgatgttcttttcttgaaaaaacaaGTTTCTTGTGTGAAATTGCTAACAAAGTATAAGGTTGAGTTTGAATGTGACAATTGGCATTACTTTAAGTTGAACttggaaaaacggaaaaaagaGGAATTCCGTCTCTCCGCCATGTAGTTGGTAGAGGCATgtcatcaatttgattctcGTGAGGGTCATTCTCTTAAACTATGCTTAGTTAACGGGTTTCGAGcccaaaaacaagaaaaatagtATAACTTTTGCCtactctctcgctctctctctctctctctctctctatccaaaACACCTATTGTCATAGtgaaatactctctctctctctctctctctatatatatatatatatatatatatatatatatatatccaaaacaCCTATTGTCATAGTGAAATAGTAACTTAGACGAGTACATGGAGATGCAGTGTTGATTTGAATGTCATAAATCATAGCATATTTATAATAGGTACATCTAAACGCTTCTTATTAATCAGCCGAGCGTGAAAATTATGAAGAGAAAGATTGCTGCGTTTCTGAAGCATGCAAATCTTGATGGATACAAATTTTTAGGCTATCAAGTATGTCGACACTACCTGTTCATTGTTCACAGATATTTGATTCGCACTACTTTGTGGAGGTTAATAGCCATGCCTGCAACAGGTTTCTGCAGGGTGCTCATGACATTGATGAGGCACTGCAGGAGAAGCTAGAGTAACTACTTGACATCGAGAAGGCTTTCGTGCATCTTGACTACAAGTATACACACATGGGCGATCTTCTTGATGAAGTTCTGGACCTTAATTCAACAGCGTGAGACTGTTCCTTCACAATCTCCTCTCGACGACATGATCAACTCAAGAGGAAAACACAAGTAAAGAAACATCTCGCTATCGAGAGGGCAATTCATGTCTCGAGCTTTCACAATAACTACATGATGTTGGCAGTACTGCAATATCATCTCCCTCCAACAGATGCTTGAGAAATATGTCTTCCGAATGCATGCATTACAAGTATTGCACCAAAATCGATCCATGTTTATATGCTCTTAGTCGACTTGATTTTTGAGAAAGAACTTTTTGAACTAAAGCACAAATCCTGCAAAAACAAATTGCaggatctttttcttttccaaatgcAAACATGGCATGATTCCCTGTTTCTTTATAGATTACATCAGatcatatatatgttttcctTCAACAATCTAGGTGCCCAACTGATAAATTCTGCAAGTTAATAAAGATTAATTCTAataatggaaaaaggaaaacggaCAAATCAACAAACCTGAATAAACATTACCGTGAAATGGCAACAGGCAATGAAAAGATACCAATCGTatgatttgaactttgaaaatgTCCAACCACACGTGGTCTTGGCATTACAGAAACCAGAACAAACTCAAGGATCGACACAGTGGCAATGAAATCAATAGAAGCATTCCATCTTAAAACAACTTCACGAGGAACACCAACTTAGAACTATGTGAAATTGCAAATCAGATGGACTATATCAAGCAACAAACTCTCAAATTGCGAACAGTGTCTAGTGAGTAAAGATCAGAACATCCGATATGAGCAACATATGGCTCCAGTTTCCCTGCCTTCCAATTTTGATATGCAGTGGCCGATTTCTTGCCGTGGAGAAGGAAAGGCGCGCAccttttcatatgaaaaaatgcaCTCGAATATGACGCACATACTTCTTCTGCCACACTCCTAAATAATATAATAACCAAAAAAGCCTGGCCAACAACTTAAAGCAGCAACAGAAAGGCAAAAACATAGTTATATAATTATCAACCAGTCATGTGAAATATGTGTTTCCGGAACACGTGTCATCAAAGGTCATCCTAGCGCCAGTCATAGGTTGGGTTGAACATAACACAGAAAGTGCAGTACATCGAATCAAGTACATGCTAAATATATATGAGTTTCTGAGAGCAAAGTGAGATCATGTGCAGCCATCCTCTCTGTGTTTCTTTATCCCCATGAAATGTATTGGTCTTGAGTACAATCATATCAATTTGGTAAGATAAAGCAACCACTGTCATGTGACAGACAACTGGGCTCCATTTACCATCTTTGCTCGCCAGTCTTAATAAGTATAAAATTGCTTGCTGTTAATAAGTTCAATCACATCAATTTGATGATCCAACTTAACCCAGTCTCAATATCTCTCTTCATGTTTTTAAGTACTTCATAACAATGATGGCCCGTAGCGTAAAGTGTCGTTAGTAGTTTTGTTGGCAAGGatttttgagagagaaagtgagggaaagggagaaagaagagacGAAGAATAAGAATAAGAGCAGACTTAGCAGCTTTATCGTGGAAAAGATGTTGTGGTCCGGATCGCAAAGAGCTGGCAACGTAAGAGTTGAGTTCCAGTGTTTGTTTCAACTTCTTGTTTATGAATTTCACGGTTTTAAATGAACTTGTATATATCCAATCTTAGTTCACTTCATTTGGATGACTAAATAATACGTAAAACGTTCCACAATCTTTAAAACTTTCAGACGCCTGGTTGGTTGATCGTGATCCTCACTCTAAAAGCTGATTCAAGAGTTTTGAAGATAATCTAAAAGCTTAGAATGAATTTCCCTTAACTtgaaaagttataaaatattaactttctttttcaatattacCCGCATCGTTTTAACTATATTTGGTGCTTGAAAATTTATATGTGAAGCTCGTTTTTCggattaattaaaaaagaaattggcTCAGAGTAAGGAACATTGGCTGAAAAAAAGGAGAGGCGCAGAAACCTCAACTCCAAGCACGACTTTTTCCCGTGACCCCTTTCGGGACTTTCGGATCTGGAATCTTCGAATCTTCTTCAAAATCGCGAAATGCAAAGCGACCATTGTCCAGGATCTTGCTTCTTTCCCCCTCGTTCCCGAACCATTATCACGAACATAATTGCAAACTTGGGGCCATCGGGCCCCACATTTCCCCGGCGGAGACCATAATtccaagaaagaagaagagctGTTCCATGCAACCAACCTCTGCCGTCCAATGTGTCTACGTGGAATTTTGTGacatatatagaaaataaaatgaatgatcAGTCGCTCTTATCGATACTTCACCAGCAGCGATGAACTCTCCCATTTGGCTGTTTCTGATAGAGACtacatctttctcttttggggAACCAcagagcgagagcgagagagagagagctgtgtCTTTGTGAGCCACGATGGAAGCGAGCTTCCACATAAATCGATCGTTTAATTGCTGCCGGACGCCCTTTCTGGATGGAGGGGGATGGGGGACGATGCCTTCTTCGGTATTCTTTAACATCTATTTCTCTTATGCACTTTCCTTGATAGTTTCTATAGTCTTGGTTGGTTTTCACGACGGAGATGGATACTTGCCTGCATCTTAATGGAGACATTTTAATGCCTCTGTTGGGTCGTGTTCATTGATTGGTTAAGGCTTACGTGTAGTTCTAGACAAGATGAGACGAATACGAATGGAGGAGAGTGCTTCTAGTGGTACCCATGGGCTTCTCTGCGTCTGAATAGACGAATTGTTTGGTTGTTCCTCATTTCCTCCGGCCCTTTGGTTATCTTCCTGGCTGCAAGATGGAAGTTTTTGCGCGTAGAACGCCATTGGCAATGATGAAGATGGAAATTGCCCTACCCTTGTGTTCAAACTTTCAGTATGATGCACGACATTATACGGTCGGCCTTTCTAGAAAAAAGACGTATCGTAATGGCATGTTTGGGATTAAGATAACTGTCCAAATATTGCTGTTGGGACACGAACGTAAGTGCTTTTGTGATGGCAGTACTACTGAATTATATTTTAGGTTTCAAAACTACTCTTCAAATATGCGGTTTTGCAAGGTACGTACTCGTTGATAGAATACATCGGTTGGATGTGCTGACATTGAGGAGGAAAGATGAATACGGATCATTGGGAAACCTGGTTATATGATTCTGAATCTCTGACCATTTGTTAACGAAGCTAGAAGGACGGTTGAATATAAAGAGCCATTTCGTTTGGCACTCATGTTTGGACTATCTTCTGCGATCATGCGAAAGCACTAGAAACAGACTTAAGTTGATTTTGTTAGCGCAGTTATTTGTGAACAAAAATGATCAGCTATCGTAGCGTTTGGCTACTGCTCTCTAAATATGGAAGATTGAAGCATATGTATGCTTGGTTCGTGATAAACGGTTGAAGGGTTCACAACATTTATAGATTATCAAAACGTATGAAAATATTGGAGCGCAAATTGAATATCCTAGCAGAGGGTGAGGAAAATTTCAGGGTAGGCACATCTGACCCCCTTATGCCTTAGGTTCTAAATCTGCACGTCTGGCTGTTAGTCAACCCAggcttgtcctttttttttttctttaacttttaagacgtcttcttctctgtctctcttgtAATGTGGACATAATATTGTGTCCTATGACAACTAAAGCATTTGTCCTAATATCTTTTGTCTTGTTGGTAATATTAATGAGCATGGACACTGAAAAACTGCCAAGTATATCTGCACAATCTTTCAGAAATTATTGGTATTCATTTGGAATTGTGTTATAAATATCACTTATCTGTTGCTGACTATGGTTATTGTTGCGTCATATTTTGTTGGAATCCCAGATGGCACTACAATCGAAAGGATTTTCAGGATTCAAAATCCCTTCTAATATTGTTGTGGCTTCAGGTCAGTTGGTAAAGTATTTGGTGAACATTGCTATTGCAGGATACATAGACAAAAGTCTCTTTGGCCCGTTGGTGTGCTTTTTgctcaaataacaaattttctttgtccattttcccttttccttcttgtGTTCTGCACTGAGAAACTGCTGATGAACTTGCAGAATACTCGAGGAAGCAGCAAAGAAAAAGCCCTGCAGCTAAACCAAAAGTTCCTTTCTCAAAGGGGCACTCGCCAAGTTCCACTTCAAAGTCAAAGACTGATAGAAGTACACAGAAAAGGGTTCAAAGTGATGAAAAAGCTGAAGTCAGAAATCAGAATTTCAAGGAAACAAGCAGGAAACATGTTGCTGCAAGAGCCCAAACATCTGAGAGCAGTTCATATAGTGGTCCTGATGATGCATTAAAGGAGGTTAAACTTGATCTGCTGGAAGCAAAGCAAAGTAAGGTTGAACCAGACGTGACTAGTACAATCAAATCTACTGTGTTGGAACCGTTGGAGGGTCAAGTGGATTCAGCTAGGGATGAGTTGGACAGCACAATATCTTCAATAACTTTTAGTGAATTTGGAAATGGTGTTGCAGGTGAAGAATTGCCTAAAGACAGGCCTGATTTACAGAATTTTTTAAGAGACAAACGCAGGGAAGAATCGGTCCCAGACGCAGAAGAACTGTCTAAGGGCACTTTGGAGAATGATATGGCAAAAAAGCAACTGCTTGAAAACCTTGCACTTTCCAGCTTCTCATCTGGTAATAAGTTCTTTGTTTATCCTGAAGTTGCAATAGCTAATCATGATATCGAGGTTTTTCTAAACAGGCAGATGTCTGCCCTGGAAAAAGAACCAAATGTTTTAATAATGGGTGCCTTTAATGGTTGGAGGTGGCAGTCCTTTACCAAGCCATTGCAGAAGACAGATTTGCAAGGGGATTGGTGGTCTTGCAAAGTGCATATCCCAAAAGAGGTGTATAGGatggattttgtatttttcaatggTGACAAGGTGTATGAAAATAACAATTCACAAGATTTCTATATGCCAGTTGAAGGTGGAATGGATATTtttgattttgaagattttttgctcaaggagaaaaggagagagattGAGAAACTTGCAGCTGAACAAGCTGAAAGAGAAAGACGAGCTGCAGAACAGCGGCGGCTGGAGGAGGAGAAAGCTGCAAGTGAGATAGACAAGTTACAAGCAAAGACTGAAGCAGGGAAGAGGAGAGAAATATTGCAGCAAATAATGAGGAAGGCTGTTAACTCTGTTCATGATCAATGGTACATAGAGACGTCTCAGTTCATGGGAGGAGACAAggttaaaatatattataaccGCAATTCTGGACCGCTTGCACACTGTGGGGAGGTATGGATTCATGGAGGGCATAATAATTGGCAAGATGGACTGACAATAGCCGAAAGGCTAGATCATTCAGATGGGAGTTGGTGGTCTGCAGATGGTAGGTCGAactgtttcttaattttttgccATGCTTGCTGTTAAGTGAATAGTGGCAGATAAGGTCCCTCATGTCCAATTTATATGAGAGTAGTGCATGTAATGTTTGGAGGGATATGAACGTACATGTCCATTGCTGCAACTTGAAAGCATTTTGTTCACCATGCACAAATGGTGGATATCTTTCTCTCGTTGCTGCTGTGCCCAAGTGGGTATGCACTGGCTTCGGGTGCCGCTCTTATAGTTGATGGTTATTATGCTTTATGTACTAATTCAAATGCATGAATATGTATGTCTATGACtataatatatgtgtatgtgtatgtgtgttacTGTCACATGATTAGCTATACTAAGCTTCTTACATGAAAACACATACACTGTGGCTGCATCTGCACTCAAGTTCTTTCACAAAAATGGTGCAACCTCCATCCACATTGATGTGACATAGTTGTATATCATTCATTGACCTTTCCCAAAGTTTTCAGTGGAATGTGGAATACCATGGCATAAAAGTTGCATCCAGTGGATCATAAATGGAACGATACCTCGTTGCTTGGTTAATTGAATTTGCAATCTGATTTTCAGTTTGTTTGAGTTATAAGATCTTTTTAACTAATAGAGAAACTGACTGTTTATGTTTCATGACAACATGTGATCTTATTTCTGTTGCAGTTACTGTTCCTGATAGAGCTCTTGTCCTTGATTGGGTGTTTACTGATGGACCACCGGGGCATGCAAAGGTATATGATAACAACAAATTGCAGGATTTTCATGCTATTGTGCCTCAATCCATCCCTGAAGATCGATATTGGCTTGAAGAGGAACACCAAATATACATAAAACTTCAGCAGGAACGGAAGCTTAAAGAGGAGGCTAAGCGTTTGAAGGTGAGCTGATCCTCAGCATGTGGTTAATAGGCCTCAGCGACTGAGGTATTATCTTGTCAACTTCTAGTTTGCATAGTGGATGTTAATGTCATCTGAATCACCTTAACCACCAGATGGAACTTTGATTGATAAGCAAGTTTTTGGAACTTTTGTTCAGGATGTTGTGGATCTTGTCAATGTGCGTATAAGCTTATGGGGTATTGTCAGACGAGTGTGAACATTAAACACATAAGaaaagtctctctttctctgtctcccTTTTGATAGGGAACTTATGCTTCCGAAATATAACATGGTGAATTCCAGGCAGACCAAAGCATCACATATTTTCCTGGAGAAGGTGGAAAAGGAAATCTTATCTACATGTTTTCTTGCTTGTTTCTGCCATATATTGTTTATTTACTGATATGAGATATTAGATGCATTTGTGGTGCTTGTAAATTGACATGGTGGCTGGTCCAGTCCTGCTCAAACCCAGACATCAAAATTGACCTGCTTGATAATTATATAAGAGATCAGCATGCTATTCGCTGGCAGTACTTAAGAGCCTTATGATGTGGATGTGCCACTAACATATATTTGCTGATTAAGGTTGGGAAAATTGGAAAATATATCCATGTTTACATGATTTAGCGATACCTGATATCTTGTAGTGCAAGGAAATGTAAGTACAtaactttttgtttctcttttcattttcagttggTTTCACTGATGCATTTCTTTGTTCTCTAACCTTTCTAATCCTTCTGCATCTGAAAGTTATTGTATGACAATTATTCATCTAGATGCTCTTATTTACATACCGCCTTTACAATCTTCTGGTGTAGGCAGAAAAAACTGCATGCTTGAAAGCAGAAACAAAGGAGAGAACACTAAAAATGTTTTTGCTTTCTCAAAAGCACATAGTGTATACCGACCTACTTGATGTCCAAGCAGGGTGTCCTGTGACAGTTTTCTACAATCCTACCAATACTGTTCTGAATGGCAAATCTGAAATATGGTTCAGATGCTCATTTAATCGTTGGACGCATCGTCTTGGTTCTCTACCTCCTCAgaaaatgatttcatttgaTTCCAGCTCCCATGTGAAAGCAACAGGTGAAATGTCATATGAGCCCTAGTGGAAATGTTTACTTTCCTGTTTTGGTGTGTTTCATTGGTTCATGTTAGAATCACGGCTTTGTTTGCACTTAACTGGCTGATGCATCCTTGTCTAAGAGTCAAGTACTCTCTCCACATATTCATGTACAGTAATATTTTGGTTGTAGTCGCTTGAACACTCACCATGGATTGAGCATGAAAGTCTGTCCTTTCCATTTAACGGTAGACGACTTCAGTAAAGACTGGATACTTtgtaaatatattttacatatacatatgttattttTGTCTTTGAATGTTTTATAAAACATTGCCTAAGTTTTAGTGAATAACAAAATTTActcaagtttcaaaaattttcatttgactatgaattttgtaatatatataaaagaaaacagatAACTACCAGACCCTCATTAGGCCATCAATTCTAATGAGATCAAGTGGTGAagattaagttgcaaatatgaAGGCCAAATTGTTTTTTCAAGTGTCTGAAATACCTTTCAAAGAATACAAGAGGTTTCgtttaaggaaactcattttttcccttcttttgaagggtattttggaTTCTcgaagaaacaaaatttgatttctataTTTACAACTTAATCTTCATCACTTGATCTTCTTAGAATCAATGACTTAGATGATTCCCATCAAATTTTGGTATATGAGGGTCTGGTAGCTGCCTGTTTTGCTATACATAAGTGTGTGTAATGTAAGTCCTATAATGTGTACATCAGGGAAAATGAGGACTATGATGATCATCCTTGGTCATCTCTTCATATGACCAGACAACTAAGAAGTTGCCATGTGTCGAActgctttttattttgagaaccTGTTAGTAGTTTGACTTTTAGTAGTTGCTTAAAGTGTAACAATTTGCAGCTCATCTAATCAGATTTATTAGAGTAGTCATAATTAGTAatcatattttctctctttcctagCACGCTTATGCATGCCCTCCAGAATGTACATGTGCTGGGAAAAATGATGAAGACGAAGAAAGAAAGTAGAAACATAAGGTACAATAACCATCAGGGATATATAAGCATGCCATGTATCACTAGTCTTAAGCCTTAACAAGATAAAAATTATAGCATGTGAGATTTCTCTGCCAGGTGACTTTATTGAAAAGGAACTTTATGTCATTGGATTCTgttgaagaaaaatatgattACGGATTTTATAAGAATGAAGCGGTCTATTCATAGTCATCATAGGCATGTCAGAGAATGGGCCCAAATTAGAAGGATGTGACTTAATTTAATTcctatctttctcttttgcagtAAAGGTTCCATTGGATGCTTACTTGATGGACTTCGTCTTTTCTGAAAGAGAGGATGGTGGGATCTATGACAACAGAAATGGCATGGATTACCATGTTCCTGTAATTGGTGGAGTTGCGAGAGAGCCACCAATGCATATTGTCCATATTGCCGTGGAAATGGCACCTATTGCAAAGGTACTTATATCAATATCACCTTTTCCCTATGGTTGGATCATGGATGTGCATTTGTTTGACTTATTTAGAACTTATGAAgttaaaatatatgtatgtgtgctTGAATCATGATTCTTTTTTCATACCATAAACTGAAAGAGATAATATTTCTACAACTTGTGGT
Coding sequences:
- the LOC116255027 gene encoding starch synthase 3, chloroplastic/amyloplastic, with amino-acid sequence MEASFHINRSFNCCRTPFLDGGGWGTMPSSMALQSKGFSGFKIPSNIVVASEYSRKQQRKSPAAKPKVPFSKGHSPSSTSKSKTDRSTQKRVQSDEKAEVRNQNFKETSRKHVAARAQTSESSSYSGPDDALKEVKLDLLEAKQSKVEPDVTSTIKSTVLEPLEGQVDSARDELDSTISSITFSEFGNGVAGEELPKDRPDLQNFLRDKRREESVPDAEELSKGTLENDMAKKQLLENLALSSFSSGNKFFVYPEVAIANHDIEVFLNRQMSALEKEPNVLIMGAFNGWRWQSFTKPLQKTDLQGDWWSCKVHIPKEVYRMDFVFFNGDKVYENNNSQDFYMPVEGGMDIFDFEDFLLKEKRREIEKLAAEQAERERRAAEQRRLEEEKAASEIDKLQAKTEAGKRREILQQIMRKAVNSVHDQWYIETSQFMGGDKVKIYYNRNSGPLAHCGEVWIHGGHNNWQDGLTIAERLDHSDGSWWSADVTVPDRALVLDWVFTDGPPGHAKVYDNNKLQDFHAIVPQSIPEDRYWLEEEHQIYIKLQQERKLKEEAKRLKAEKTACLKAETKERTLKMFLLSQKHIVYTDLLDVQAGCPVTVFYNPTNTVLNGKSEIWFRCSFNRWTHRLGSLPPQKMISFDSSSHVKATVKVPLDAYLMDFVFSEREDGGIYDNRNGMDYHVPVIGGVAREPPMHIVHIAVEMAPIAKVGGLGDVVTSLSRAVQELGHNVEIILPKYDCINYTNVKDMQFLREFGWRGTQVKVWFGKVEGLPVYFLEPQNGMFWVRCIYGCKNDGERFGFFCHAALEFLQQSGSHPDVLHCHDWSSAPVAWLFKENYRHYGLSNTRVVFTIHNLEFGAGLIGKAMANADKATTVSITYSKEVSGNPAISPNLYKFHGILNGIDPDIWDPYNDPFIPVSYTSENVVEGKKAAKEALQQRLGLRKSDHPLVGIITRLTVQKGIHLIKHAIWRTLERNGQVVLLGSAPDPRIQNDFVNLANQLHSSHADRARLCLTYDEPLSHLIYAGADFILVPSLFEPCGLTQLIAMRYGSVPVVRRTGGLNDTVFDVEHDKERAKAQGLEPNGFNFEGADTAGIDYALNRAMTAWYDARSWFNSLCKQVMEQDWSWNRPALDYMELYHAARK